The region GGCGACGGCGAAGCCGAGCGGCAAGAAGACGCTGCGGCAGGGCGTGGTGGTGATCACGGGCGCGTCCTCCGGGCTGGGCCTGGCGGCGGCCAAGGCGCTGGCGGAGACGGGCAAGTGGCACGTGGTCATGGCGTGCCGAGACTTCCTCAAGGCCTCCAAGGCGGCCAAGGCTGCTGGCATGGCTGACGGGAGCTACACCATCATGCACCTCGACCTCGCCTCGCTGGACAGCGTCCGGCAGTTCGTCGACGCGTTCCGCCGCGCCGAGATGCCGCTGGACGTGCTCGTGTGCAACGCCGCCATCTACCGCCCCACGGCGCGCACGCCGACCTTCACCGCCGACGGGCACGAGATGAGCGTGGGCGTGAACCACCTCGGCCACTTCCTGCTCGCCCGCCTCCTCATGGAGGACCTCCAGAAGTCCGACTACCCGTCCCGCCGCATGGTCATCGTCGGCTCCATCACCGGCAACAGCAACACGCTGGCGGGCAACGTGCCGCCCAAGGCCAGCCTCGGCGACCTCCGCGGGCTCGCCGGCGGCCTCAGCGGCGCTTCGGGCTCCGCCATGATAGACGGCGACGAGAGCTTCGACGGCGCCAAGGCGTA is a window of Triticum dicoccoides isolate Atlit2015 ecotype Zavitan chromosome 2B, WEW_v2.0, whole genome shotgun sequence DNA encoding:
- the LOC119366402 gene encoding protochlorophyllide reductase A, chloroplastic-like, whose amino-acid sequence is MALQLLPSTLSVPKKGNGLGAVTVKDTAAYLGVSSKAKKASLAVKTQVATAPSSVTTSPGSATAKPSGKKTLRQGVVVITGASSGLGLAAAKALAETGKWHVVMACRDFLKASKAAKAAGMADGSYTIMHLDLASLDSVRQFVDAFRRAEMPLDVLVCNAAIYRPTARTPTFTADGHEMSVGVNHLGHFLLARLLMEDLQKSDYPSRRMVIVGSITGNSNTLAGNVPPKASLGDLRGLAGGLSGASGSAMIDGDESFDGAKAYKDSKVCNMLTMQEFHRRYHEDTGITFSSLYPGCIATTGLFREHIPLFRTLFPPFQKFITKGFVSEAESGKRLAQVVAEPSLTKSGVYWSWNKDSASFENQLSQEASDPEKARKVWELSEKLVGLA